The proteins below are encoded in one region of Equus caballus isolate H_3958 breed thoroughbred chromosome 18, TB-T2T, whole genome shotgun sequence:
- the CARF gene encoding calcium-responsive transcription factor isoform X2 has product MECQYGPRRKGFQLKKISEQESRSCQLYKATCPARIYIKKVQKFPEYKVPTDPKIDKKIIRMEQEKAFNMLKKNLVDAGGVLRWYVQLPTQQAHQYHELEAPCLPLSPSPFPMSSLEEEDSAVRDENCALPSRLHPQVARKIQELVSQGIEQVYAVRKQLRKFVERELFKPDEVPERHNLSFFPTVNDIKNHIHEVQKSLRNGDSVYNSEIIPATLQWTTDSGNILRETVTVTFAEGNSPGESVTSKVETNQIRSALSPEPAHLLSSFEPKIFTQLQGLHLQPRFTSPDGSPAPVSVNNHPSSSPSRLLDSVGSAVMNNNSPLLGQSHSLQTDSCLTQSSSVASTVGNLPGPDQNLVAMDQLVEVGDVEDAENLEGSVHRILLEDVQNIPIQIIDSHSALIEENPEGTISVNQVKQEPKEPALSMDTKTILDYKKLSTT; this is encoded by the exons ATGGAGTGTCAGTATGGGCCAAGGAGAAAAGGtttccagttaaaaaaaatcagtgagcaGGAAAGCAGGTCTTGTCAGCTCTACAAAGCCACTTGTCCAGCCCG gATTTACATTAAAAAGGTGCAGAAGTTTCCTGAATATAAAGTTCCTACAGACCCtaaaattgataagaaaataatCCGAATGGAGCAGGAAAAAGCCTTTAATATGCTAAAGAAGAATTTGGTGGATGCTGGTGGTGTTCTTAG GTGGTATGTACAGTTACCCACCCAGCAGGCTCATCAGTATCACGAATTAGAGGCTCCTTGCCTCCCTCTGTCACCTTCCCCTTTTCCTATGTCTTCTCTTGAAGAAGAGGACAGTGCAGTTAGAGACGAGAATTGTGCATTGCCCTCACGTCTGCATCCTCAAGTAGCACGTAAGATTCAAGAATTAGTGTCACAGGGAATAGAACAAGTGTATGCAGTAAGGAAACAGCTAAG AAAATTTGTGGAAAGGGAACTGTTCAAACCTGATGAGGTACCTGAAAGACataatttatccttttttccAACTGTAAATGACATAAAAAATCACATCCATGAGGTACAGAAATCCTTGAGAAATGGAGATAGTGTATATAACTCAGAGATTATTCCAGCAACG CTTCAATGGACTACAGATAGCGGGAATATTCTCAGAGAAACTGTGACAGTTACATTTGCAGAAG GAAATTCACCAGGAGAATCAGTTACCAGCAAAGTGGAGACAAATCAGATAAGGAGTGCTTTGTCTCCAGAGCCAGCCCACTTGCTTTCCTCATttgagccaaaaatatttacacaaCTGCAG GGTTTGCATTTGCAACCAAGATTCACCTCTCCTGATGGATCACCGGCTCCGGTATCAGTAAATAACCATCCGTCCTCCAGTCCTTCAAGACTTCTGGATTCAGTAGGAAGTGCTGTAATGAATAATAATTCTCCACTGCTTGGTCAGAGTCATAGTCTTCAGACAGATTCATGCCTAACACAAAGCAGTAGTGTTGCATCTACTGTGGGCAACCTTCCAGGACCAGATCAAAATCTGGTTGCAATGGACCAGCTGGTAGAAGTTGGAGATGTTGAGGATGCAGAGAATCTGGAAGGAAGTGTTCATCGGATTCTCTTGGAAGATGTGCAGAACATTCCAATACAGATTATAGACAGCCACTCAGCTCTCA TTGAAGAAAATCCAGAAGGTACCATTTCTGTGAACCAAGTTAAGCAAGAACCCAAAGAACCAGCATTGTCTATGGACACAAAAACAATTTTGGACTATAAGAAATTATCTACTACGTAA